In Ovis canadensis isolate MfBH-ARS-UI-01 breed Bighorn chromosome 3, ARS-UI_OviCan_v2, whole genome shotgun sequence, one DNA window encodes the following:
- the TESPA1 gene encoding protein TESPA1 isoform X2: protein MEGSVLSPTSWERRRAWLRQSRHWQTQVLEEEAAAALQNVPDAEPSGLDDVFQEGNPINKIEDWLQDCGYSEEGFFEEAGQLNYNGCPSHGTSFEDDLSLGAEATLLATSSKLYSRSFLETSRPGQLLDLGCSLASSSMTGGTNKTSSSISEILDKVQEDAEDVLFSLGFGQEDHKDTSRIPARFFTTPSQAKGIDFQLFLKSQVRRIEMEDPCLMLASRFKQVQTLAVTADAFFCLYSYVSKTPVQKFTPSHMFWNCNPTDVPSIKILSPEPEPHSPRERLRKAISKMCLYTCPRDRLSPPDHTPKRNSLDQVVWEVMDRVRGEKLVLQQDSGFGPGPQGDPLCPIKGTKLPTSSCPCVLCLKEETQQGMSTWQEPSETLDSDLKIPCCSHSLPRADLQWSTDPAQVKRELWGLQATSKEAHSVKDDAFWMRKSRARRSLFQKNPMGKKVKSLDLSIIQQKWKQSQERTEMHRSLTEQWQDTLGLEVQSNSEEEESHWPSRPEHHHLYQTFAGEDSRSFHHHHNHSTFSDSSDFTEEPNSHLSSQEALQPPTSSSCSLALQTPDLNKRKARWYTRQKTRVRDLESPS from the exons GAAATCCAATCAACAAGATTGAAGACTGGCTTCAAGATTGTGG atACTCTGAAGAAGGGTTTTTTGAGGAAGCAGGACAGCTGAACTACAATG GGTGCCCCAGCCATGGAACCAGCTTTGAAGATGACTTGAGCCTTGGAGCAGAGG CCACACTGTTGGCCACCAGCAGCAAACTCTACTCCAG GAGCTTCCTGGAGACATCCCGGCCCGGACAGCTACTAGATCTTGGCTGCAGTTTGGCTTCCAGCAGCATGACTGGTGGGACCAACAAGACTAGTTCAAG CATCTCAGAGATTCTGGACAAGGTGCAGGAAGATGcggaagatgtccttttcagccTGGGCTTTGGTCAGGAGGACCACAAAGACACTTCTCGAATCCCTGCTCGATTTTTCACCACCCCCTCTCAAGCCAAAGGCATTGATTTCCAGCTCTTCCTGAAGTCCCAGGTGCGGAGGATTGAGATGGAAGACCCTTGCCTCATGCTGGCCA GCAGGTTTAAGCAAGTGCAAACACTGGCCGTCACTGCAGATGCCTTCTTCTGTCTCTACTCCTACGTGTCTAAGACACCTGTCCAAAAGTTCACACCGTCCCACATGTTCTGGAATTGTAACCCAACTGATGTGCCATCCATCAAGATTCTGTCCCCAGAGCCTGAACCTCACTCACCCAGAGAGCGCCTCCGGAAAGCCATCTCCAAAATGTGCCTGTACACATGCCCACGAGATAGGCTATCGCCACCCGACCATACTCCCAAAAGAAACAGTTTAGACCAGGTGGTGTGGGAAGTGATGGACAGAGTGAGAGGAGAGAAGTTGGTCCTCCAGCAAGACTCTGGGTTTGGACCAGGCCCACAGGGAGATCCCTTGTGCCCTATCAAGGGTACAAAACTGCCTACTTCTTCCTGTCCATGTGTTCTCTGCCTTAAAGAAGAAACACAGCAGGGGATGTCCACATGGCAAGAACCTTCAGAAACTCTGGATTCTGACCTCAAGATACCATGTTGCTCACATTCTCTGCCCAGAGCAGATCTGCAGTGGAGCACAGACCCTGCACAGGTAAAGAGAGAGCTGTGGGGGCTACAGGCCACCAGTAAGGAAGCCCATTCAGTCAAGGATGATGCCTTCTGGATGAGAAAGAGCAGAGCAAGAAGGAGTCTGTTtcagaagaatcccatgggcaagaAGGTTAAATCACTGGATTTGTCCATCATCCAACAGAAATGGAAACAGAGTCAAGAGAGAACAGAAATGCACCGATCTCTAACTGAGCAGTGGCAGGACACTTTGGGCTTGGAG GTGCAAAGCAacagtgaggaggaggagagccACTGGCCCAGCAGACCTGAACATCACCACCTCTACCAGACTTTTGCTGgtgaagactccagaa GctttcaccaccaccacaaccacagCACAttctctgacagcagtgacttcaCAGAAGAGCCTAATTCCCACCTCTCCTCACAGGAGGCTCTACAGCCTCCAACATCCAGCTCCTGCTCCCTGGCCCTGCAAACTCCTGACCTCAATAAGAGAAAAGCAAGATGGTACACCAGACAGAAGACCAGAGTGAGAGACTTGGAATCTCCATCCTGA
- the TESPA1 gene encoding protein TESPA1 isoform X5 produces MTGGTNKTSSSISEILDKVQEDAEDVLFSLGFGQEDHKDTSRIPARFFTTPSQAKGIDFQLFLKSQVRRIEMEDPCLMLASRFKQVQTLAVTADAFFCLYSYVSKTPVQKFTPSHMFWNCNPTDVPSIKILSPEPEPHSPRERLRKAISKMCLYTCPRDRLSPPDHTPKRNSLDQVVWEVMDRVRGEKLVLQQDSGFGPGPQGDPLCPIKGTKLPTSSCPCVLCLKEETQQGMSTWQEPSETLDSDLKIPCCSHSLPRADLQWSTDPAQVKRELWGLQATSKEAHSVKDDAFWMRKSRARRSLFQKNPMGKKVKSLDLSIIQQKWKQSQERTEMHRSLTEQWQDTLGLEVQSNSEEEESHWPSRPEHHHLYQTFAGEDSRSFHHHHNHSTFSDSSDFTEEPNSHLSSQEALQPPTSSSCSLALQTPDLNKRKARWYTRQKTRVRDLESPS; encoded by the exons ATGACTGGTGGGACCAACAAGACTAGTTCAAG CATCTCAGAGATTCTGGACAAGGTGCAGGAAGATGcggaagatgtccttttcagccTGGGCTTTGGTCAGGAGGACCACAAAGACACTTCTCGAATCCCTGCTCGATTTTTCACCACCCCCTCTCAAGCCAAAGGCATTGATTTCCAGCTCTTCCTGAAGTCCCAGGTGCGGAGGATTGAGATGGAAGACCCTTGCCTCATGCTGGCCA GCAGGTTTAAGCAAGTGCAAACACTGGCCGTCACTGCAGATGCCTTCTTCTGTCTCTACTCCTACGTGTCTAAGACACCTGTCCAAAAGTTCACACCGTCCCACATGTTCTGGAATTGTAACCCAACTGATGTGCCATCCATCAAGATTCTGTCCCCAGAGCCTGAACCTCACTCACCCAGAGAGCGCCTCCGGAAAGCCATCTCCAAAATGTGCCTGTACACATGCCCACGAGATAGGCTATCGCCACCCGACCATACTCCCAAAAGAAACAGTTTAGACCAGGTGGTGTGGGAAGTGATGGACAGAGTGAGAGGAGAGAAGTTGGTCCTCCAGCAAGACTCTGGGTTTGGACCAGGCCCACAGGGAGATCCCTTGTGCCCTATCAAGGGTACAAAACTGCCTACTTCTTCCTGTCCATGTGTTCTCTGCCTTAAAGAAGAAACACAGCAGGGGATGTCCACATGGCAAGAACCTTCAGAAACTCTGGATTCTGACCTCAAGATACCATGTTGCTCACATTCTCTGCCCAGAGCAGATCTGCAGTGGAGCACAGACCCTGCACAGGTAAAGAGAGAGCTGTGGGGGCTACAGGCCACCAGTAAGGAAGCCCATTCAGTCAAGGATGATGCCTTCTGGATGAGAAAGAGCAGAGCAAGAAGGAGTCTGTTtcagaagaatcccatgggcaagaAGGTTAAATCACTGGATTTGTCCATCATCCAACAGAAATGGAAACAGAGTCAAGAGAGAACAGAAATGCACCGATCTCTAACTGAGCAGTGGCAGGACACTTTGGGCTTGGAG GTGCAAAGCAacagtgaggaggaggagagccACTGGCCCAGCAGACCTGAACATCACCACCTCTACCAGACTTTTGCTGgtgaagactccagaa GctttcaccaccaccacaaccacagCACAttctctgacagcagtgacttcaCAGAAGAGCCTAATTCCCACCTCTCCTCACAGGAGGCTCTACAGCCTCCAACATCCAGCTCCTGCTCCCTGGCCCTGCAAACTCCTGACCTCAATAAGAGAAAAGCAAGATGGTACACCAGACAGAAGACCAGAGTGAGAGACTTGGAATCTCCATCCTGA
- the TESPA1 gene encoding protein TESPA1 isoform X1, with protein MEGSVLSPTSWERRRAWLRQSRHWQTQVLEEEAAAALQNVPDAEPSGLDDVFQEGNPINKIEDWLQDCGYSEEGFFEEAGQLNYNGCPSHGTSFEDDLSLGAEATLLATSSKLYSRSFLETSRPGQLLDLGCSLASSSMTGGTNKTSSSISEILDKVQEDAEDVLFSLGFGQEDHKDTSRIPARFFTTPSQAKGIDFQLFLKSQVRRIEMEDPCLMLASRFKQVQTLAVTADAFFCLYSYVSKTPVQKFTPSHMFWNCNPTDVPSIKILSPEPEPHSPRERLRKAISKMCLYTCPRDRLSPPDHTPKRNSLDQVVWEVMDRVRGEKLVLQQDSGFGPGPQGDPLCPIKGTKLPTSSCPCVLCLKEETQQGMSTWQEPSETLDSDLKIPCCSHSLPRADLQWSTDPAQVKRELWGLQATSKEAHSVKDDAFWMRKSRARRSLFQKNPMGKKVKSLDLSIIQQKWKQSQERTEMHRSLTEQWQDTLGLEGSWLQVQSNSEEEESHWPSRPEHHHLYQTFAGEDSRSFHHHHNHSTFSDSSDFTEEPNSHLSSQEALQPPTSSSCSLALQTPDLNKRKARWYTRQKTRVRDLESPS; from the exons GAAATCCAATCAACAAGATTGAAGACTGGCTTCAAGATTGTGG atACTCTGAAGAAGGGTTTTTTGAGGAAGCAGGACAGCTGAACTACAATG GGTGCCCCAGCCATGGAACCAGCTTTGAAGATGACTTGAGCCTTGGAGCAGAGG CCACACTGTTGGCCACCAGCAGCAAACTCTACTCCAG GAGCTTCCTGGAGACATCCCGGCCCGGACAGCTACTAGATCTTGGCTGCAGTTTGGCTTCCAGCAGCATGACTGGTGGGACCAACAAGACTAGTTCAAG CATCTCAGAGATTCTGGACAAGGTGCAGGAAGATGcggaagatgtccttttcagccTGGGCTTTGGTCAGGAGGACCACAAAGACACTTCTCGAATCCCTGCTCGATTTTTCACCACCCCCTCTCAAGCCAAAGGCATTGATTTCCAGCTCTTCCTGAAGTCCCAGGTGCGGAGGATTGAGATGGAAGACCCTTGCCTCATGCTGGCCA GCAGGTTTAAGCAAGTGCAAACACTGGCCGTCACTGCAGATGCCTTCTTCTGTCTCTACTCCTACGTGTCTAAGACACCTGTCCAAAAGTTCACACCGTCCCACATGTTCTGGAATTGTAACCCAACTGATGTGCCATCCATCAAGATTCTGTCCCCAGAGCCTGAACCTCACTCACCCAGAGAGCGCCTCCGGAAAGCCATCTCCAAAATGTGCCTGTACACATGCCCACGAGATAGGCTATCGCCACCCGACCATACTCCCAAAAGAAACAGTTTAGACCAGGTGGTGTGGGAAGTGATGGACAGAGTGAGAGGAGAGAAGTTGGTCCTCCAGCAAGACTCTGGGTTTGGACCAGGCCCACAGGGAGATCCCTTGTGCCCTATCAAGGGTACAAAACTGCCTACTTCTTCCTGTCCATGTGTTCTCTGCCTTAAAGAAGAAACACAGCAGGGGATGTCCACATGGCAAGAACCTTCAGAAACTCTGGATTCTGACCTCAAGATACCATGTTGCTCACATTCTCTGCCCAGAGCAGATCTGCAGTGGAGCACAGACCCTGCACAGGTAAAGAGAGAGCTGTGGGGGCTACAGGCCACCAGTAAGGAAGCCCATTCAGTCAAGGATGATGCCTTCTGGATGAGAAAGAGCAGAGCAAGAAGGAGTCTGTTtcagaagaatcccatgggcaagaAGGTTAAATCACTGGATTTGTCCATCATCCAACAGAAATGGAAACAGAGTCAAGAGAGAACAGAAATGCACCGATCTCTAACTGAGCAGTGGCAGGACACTTTGGGCTTGGAG GGATCTTGGTTACAGGTGCAAAGCAacagtgaggaggaggagagccACTGGCCCAGCAGACCTGAACATCACCACCTCTACCAGACTTTTGCTGgtgaagactccagaa GctttcaccaccaccacaaccacagCACAttctctgacagcagtgacttcaCAGAAGAGCCTAATTCCCACCTCTCCTCACAGGAGGCTCTACAGCCTCCAACATCCAGCTCCTGCTCCCTGGCCCTGCAAACTCCTGACCTCAATAAGAGAAAAGCAAGATGGTACACCAGACAGAAGACCAGAGTGAGAGACTTGGAATCTCCATCCTGA